In Aminobacterium sp. MB27-C1, a single genomic region encodes these proteins:
- a CDS encoding exonuclease SbcCD subunit D C-terminal domain-containing protein gives MKILHTSDWHLGRSLYGRKRYDEFSQFLGWLGTTIEAENVDALLVAGDVFDTSTPSNRAQELYYNFLCTVSRSCCRHVVIIAGNHDSPSFLNAPKEILKALNVHVVGSITDNPEDEIIVLRDRSQKPEAIVCAVPYLRDKDIRVVEAGETIKDKNEKLIEGLTTHYGTVCDIAEKKRAEFKKDSGVDIPIIAMGHLFTVGGKTVDGDGVRELYVGSLAHVAADRFPSSIDYLALGHLHVPQCVGNTDHIRYCGAPIPMGYGEARQNKKVIIVEFNSTTPDVRDIQVPCFQHLERIVGSLDEIESKIEELKGQGSSAWLEIEYTGTSVVGNLREVLEEAISGSSMEIRRIKNRQIIENATLTLEESETLDDMTVNDIFERCLDDYGVSQEEREELITAYNEIVRSLYEDDVNAE, from the coding sequence ATGAAGATTCTTCATACATCAGACTGGCACCTGGGACGCTCCCTTTACGGGCGCAAACGCTACGACGAGTTTTCCCAATTTCTAGGCTGGCTCGGCACAACTATCGAAGCCGAAAATGTCGACGCACTGCTCGTCGCCGGAGATGTTTTTGACACGAGCACTCCCAGCAACCGCGCTCAGGAGCTTTACTACAACTTTCTCTGCACAGTCTCTCGTTCCTGTTGCCGGCACGTTGTCATTATTGCAGGAAACCACGATTCCCCCTCATTCCTGAACGCTCCGAAAGAGATTCTCAAAGCTCTGAACGTCCACGTTGTGGGTTCCATAACAGATAACCCGGAAGACGAAATTATCGTGCTGAGAGATAGAAGCCAAAAGCCGGAAGCCATAGTCTGCGCGGTTCCATATCTTCGGGATAAAGATATTCGCGTTGTCGAGGCCGGCGAAACGATTAAAGATAAGAATGAGAAGCTCATCGAAGGTCTTACAACTCACTATGGAACCGTCTGTGACATTGCCGAGAAGAAGCGCGCCGAGTTTAAGAAAGATAGCGGAGTAGATATTCCAATTATCGCAATGGGGCACCTTTTCACGGTGGGAGGCAAAACGGTGGACGGGGACGGCGTCAGAGAGTTGTACGTCGGCTCACTGGCTCACGTGGCGGCCGACCGCTTCCCTTCGTCTATCGACTACCTGGCGTTGGGACACCTCCACGTTCCTCAGTGTGTGGGAAATACTGATCACATCCGTTACTGTGGCGCTCCCATCCCTATGGGCTACGGCGAGGCCCGTCAGAATAAAAAGGTGATTATTGTTGAATTCAACAGCACGACGCCAGACGTTCGCGACATTCAGGTTCCGTGCTTTCAGCATTTGGAACGCATCGTGGGTTCCCTTGATGAAATAGAGTCGAAAATTGAGGAACTCAAGGGGCAGGGCAGCTCCGCGTGGCTTGAGATCGAGTATACGGGCACAAGCGTTGTTGGAAACCTGCGAGAGGTTCTGGAAGAGGCAATCTCGGGCAGTTCCATGGAAATTAGGCGAATAAAAAACAGACAGATTATTGAAAATGCCACCCTTACTCTTGAGGAAAGCGAGACCCTCGACGATATGACAGTGAACGACATTTTTGAACGCTGCCTTGACGACTACGGCGTTTCTCAGGAAGAGCGGGAAGAGCTTATCACGGCATATAACGAGATAGTCAGGTCTCTTTATGAAGACGACGTTAACGCAGAATAG
- a CDS encoding DUF2848 family protein — protein MKTMNFTLVTKEGRKELRVDFDKVLAIGFAGRDQVKAMEHIHELEKLGVKAPESIPVLYPVADLLVTDEDYIQVLGDKSSGEAEFLIVLQGGKIYIGLGSDHTDRDLESVSIAKSKQICAKPLSNEVWLYDEVKDHWDDLKLVSWQVHNKKEVKYQEGKVSEILRVEKIIEEVSKTYPDMDNMIMFSGTVPLLDGFVYGDSFRCELQDEVLQRKIAHEYKVEVLG, from the coding sequence ATGAAAACGATGAATTTTACATTGGTCACAAAAGAAGGACGTAAAGAACTGCGCGTTGATTTCGACAAGGTGCTGGCGATAGGGTTTGCGGGGAGAGATCAGGTCAAAGCCATGGAACATATTCACGAACTTGAAAAGCTTGGAGTTAAAGCTCCAGAGAGTATTCCTGTGTTGTATCCGGTAGCCGATCTCTTGGTAACGGATGAGGATTACATTCAGGTTCTTGGAGACAAATCCAGTGGAGAAGCAGAATTCCTCATCGTTCTGCAGGGAGGAAAAATATACATTGGTTTGGGCAGTGACCACACAGATAGAGATTTAGAGTCGGTGAGCATTGCCAAATCGAAACAAATTTGTGCCAAGCCTTTATCCAATGAAGTATGGCTATACGATGAAGTGAAAGATCATTGGGATGATTTAAAACTCGTTTCGTGGCAGGTTCACAACAAAAAAGAAGTGAAGTACCAGGAAGGGAAAGTCAGTGAAATTTTGAGAGTCGAAAAAATAATAGAGGAAGTTAGCAAGACGTACCCCGATATGGACAATATGATTATGTTTTCTGGCACTGTGCCCTTGCTTGATGGTTTTGTTTATGGCGATTCTTTTAGATGCGAGCTTCAGGATGAAGTATTGCAGAGAAAGATAGCTCATGAATATAAAGTAGAGGTTCTTGGGTAG
- a CDS encoding AAA family ATPase, which produces MKILELRFKNLNSLYGEWRIDFTDPAYMTNGLFAITGPTGAGKSTILDAICLALYGATPRLGRITKSGNEIMSRQTAECFAEVVFESQAGRFRCFWEQHRAHGKTDGNLVDAHHEISEVKDDGPGKVIESKKSLVPGVIVDKIGMDFDRFTRSILLAQGSFDTFLKANPEQKSEILEQITGTEIYSEISRRVQKRHSREKDALGLLEAEASGIELLTPERECEIGHEIAEKREEEAALADQREKMERALSWLKDIEALHEEIASLSEESAKLTSEIEEFKPERERLDHAQKAAELDGEYARLAEVRKVQSDDRASLEKLEGELPGLEGSFKECEESLKKAEQQTEKAKDELNQEVPLIKNVRLLDQNLALKGEDVESCAKKCTGDAEAIEAKEKERSVTQEEHNRADEKLKAVQEYLEANCEDKGLVSGFTGIEQQLAHLGSEQKAIIQQETKAQQAQAQLADCCERLRECGRKNDVFKKQVEEAVKAHEEAQKELETLLAGRLLREYRAEKDALLREGDLLSKIAKLEDYRAQLEDGKPCPLCGATVHPYAEGNVPLPDGTQKKIDELTGFIEAAEALGEDVKEREAAEREAVSKLKELESDARLVTQEKERAEKDLSDLNETLQKMRDDYDRLKVTVSEKLHPLGVDLTSETDVSSLREALHERLEAWQIHVDEKEKIERERFQLEKTLGKLDGEIETQKKDLAEKKQALQSAQDGYTSAKTERQKLYGDKDPDKEEERMNQQIAKADEVEREARNQLNLAQQKLTATKASIESLSKKIGERASLLDELESAFHISLHAGGFGDEARFLQARLTSSERMALANRAKSLDNRQTELKAKEEDRKERLAAEIAKKVTDEGREELEPQFRECEENLKLLRDVIAGLKQQLVSNSQNKERMKEKQGAIEEQKKECNRWAKLHSLIGSADGKKYRNFAQGQTFKLMVSHANRQLAKMTDRYLLIQNEEQPLELDVIDNYQAGEVRSTKNLSGGETFIVSLNLALGLSKMASQNVRVDSLFLDEGFGTLDEDALETALETLAGLQQEEKLIGVISHVSALRERISTQIEVEPVSGGKSRLTGPGCCEGA; this is translated from the coding sequence ATGAAAATTCTTGAACTCCGATTTAAAAATCTGAACTCCCTTTACGGAGAGTGGCGTATCGATTTTACAGATCCAGCATATATGACGAACGGCCTCTTTGCAATCACGGGGCCTACAGGCGCCGGCAAATCCACCATACTTGACGCAATCTGCCTGGCTTTGTACGGGGCGACTCCTCGACTCGGGCGGATCACGAAGAGTGGCAACGAAATCATGTCTCGTCAGACGGCGGAGTGCTTTGCAGAGGTTGTTTTCGAATCTCAGGCAGGGCGTTTTCGTTGTTTCTGGGAACAACATCGCGCCCACGGCAAAACTGATGGAAACCTCGTCGATGCACATCATGAGATCAGCGAAGTGAAAGACGATGGGCCAGGCAAAGTTATAGAGTCGAAAAAGAGCCTGGTTCCGGGCGTTATCGTAGATAAAATTGGAATGGATTTCGACCGATTTACAAGATCAATTCTCCTTGCGCAGGGCAGCTTCGATACCTTCCTGAAGGCCAATCCGGAGCAAAAATCTGAAATACTCGAACAGATAACCGGCACCGAGATTTATTCTGAAATTTCACGGCGTGTCCAGAAGCGTCATAGTAGAGAAAAAGATGCGTTAGGCCTGCTGGAAGCCGAGGCCTCTGGCATTGAACTTCTCACTCCCGAGCGGGAATGCGAGATTGGGCACGAGATAGCCGAAAAACGCGAAGAAGAGGCAGCACTTGCCGATCAGCGGGAGAAAATGGAGCGCGCCCTTTCATGGCTGAAAGATATAGAAGCACTTCATGAAGAGATTGCTTCCCTCTCTGAGGAATCCGCGAAGCTCACATCCGAAATTGAAGAGTTCAAACCGGAGCGTGAACGCCTTGACCATGCCCAGAAAGCGGCCGAACTTGACGGCGAATATGCCAGGCTGGCAGAGGTTCGGAAGGTTCAGAGCGATGATAGAGCCTCGTTGGAAAAGCTGGAAGGGGAGCTTCCCGGGCTTGAGGGTTCCTTTAAAGAGTGTGAAGAGAGCTTGAAAAAAGCAGAGCAGCAGACCGAAAAAGCCAAAGACGAGCTGAACCAAGAGGTTCCTCTTATTAAAAATGTGCGTTTGCTCGACCAAAATCTCGCCCTGAAAGGGGAAGACGTCGAATCGTGCGCCAAGAAGTGTACAGGGGATGCCGAGGCGATTGAGGCAAAGGAGAAGGAGAGGAGCGTAACACAAGAGGAGCACAACAGAGCTGACGAAAAGTTGAAAGCCGTTCAAGAATACCTTGAGGCTAACTGCGAAGATAAGGGGTTGGTGAGCGGCTTTACGGGAATAGAACAGCAGCTGGCCCATCTCGGTAGTGAGCAGAAGGCCATTATTCAACAAGAGACGAAGGCGCAACAGGCTCAGGCACAGCTTGCCGATTGTTGTGAAAGGCTGAGAGAGTGCGGCAGAAAGAACGACGTTTTCAAGAAGCAGGTTGAAGAAGCTGTCAAGGCTCACGAAGAGGCGCAAAAAGAGCTTGAAACTCTCTTGGCAGGACGATTGCTTCGTGAATATCGCGCCGAAAAAGATGCATTGCTACGTGAAGGTGATCTCCTTAGTAAGATAGCGAAACTTGAAGATTACAGAGCCCAACTCGAAGACGGCAAACCGTGTCCACTCTGTGGAGCTACGGTCCATCCCTATGCTGAGGGGAATGTTCCCCTCCCTGATGGAACGCAGAAGAAGATCGATGAGCTGACGGGGTTCATAGAAGCGGCAGAAGCTTTGGGTGAAGACGTAAAAGAGCGTGAAGCAGCTGAGCGGGAGGCTGTGAGCAAACTAAAAGAGTTGGAAAGCGATGCTCGGCTCGTTACACAAGAGAAGGAAAGGGCGGAAAAAGATCTCTCAGACTTGAATGAGACGCTACAAAAGATGAGAGACGACTATGATCGCTTAAAGGTAACTGTATCAGAGAAACTTCACCCCCTCGGTGTCGACCTCACATCAGAGACAGACGTTTCTTCGTTGCGTGAGGCGTTGCATGAACGGCTCGAAGCATGGCAGATCCATGTCGATGAGAAGGAAAAAATAGAAAGAGAGCGCTTTCAGCTTGAAAAAACGTTGGGGAAGCTCGATGGTGAGATTGAGACGCAGAAGAAGGATTTGGCAGAGAAAAAACAGGCCTTACAGTCGGCTCAAGATGGATATACGAGCGCAAAGACTGAGCGCCAGAAGCTCTACGGAGATAAAGATCCCGACAAAGAAGAAGAGCGCATGAACCAACAGATTGCCAAGGCTGATGAGGTAGAGAGAGAGGCACGAAATCAGCTTAACCTAGCGCAACAGAAGCTGACCGCAACGAAGGCAAGCATAGAGTCGCTCAGTAAGAAGATTGGGGAGAGAGCGTCGCTGCTTGACGAGCTCGAGTCGGCGTTTCATATCTCTTTGCATGCGGGCGGGTTCGGCGATGAGGCGCGGTTCCTTCAGGCTCGCCTTACATCTTCGGAACGGATGGCACTGGCAAACAGGGCAAAGAGCCTCGACAACCGGCAGACGGAACTCAAGGCCAAAGAGGAAGACCGCAAAGAGCGTTTGGCGGCTGAAATTGCCAAAAAGGTGACGGATGAGGGGCGTGAAGAGCTTGAACCCCAATTCAGGGAGTGCGAAGAAAATCTGAAGCTTCTTCGTGACGTTATTGCGGGGTTGAAACAGCAACTTGTCTCGAACAGCCAGAATAAAGAGCGCATGAAAGAGAAGCAGGGGGCCATTGAGGAGCAGAAAAAAGAGTGCAATCGATGGGCTAAACTGCATAGTCTCATAGGGTCGGCAGATGGTAAAAAGTACCGAAATTTTGCGCAGGGGCAGACCTTCAAATTGATGGTGTCTCATGCCAATCGGCAGCTTGCGAAAATGACAGATCGCTACCTTCTGATACAAAATGAGGAACAGCCGCTGGAGCTTGATGTTATCGACAACTACCAGGCGGGGGAGGTCAGATCGACGAAAAACCTCTCTGGTGGAGAAACCTTTATTGTGAGCCTTAACCTGGCTCTCGGACTCTCGAAGATGGCGAGTCAGAATGTGAGAGTCGATTCGCTCTTTTTGGACGAAGGGTTTGGAACGCTAGATGAAGACGCCTTGGAAACCGCTCTCGAAACCTTAGCTGGCTTACAGCAGGAGGAGAAACTCATTGGTGTGATTTCGCACGTATCCGCGCTGCGAGAGAGGATCAGCACGCAGATTGAGGTGGAGCCGGTGTCGGGTGGGAAGAGCAGACTGACGGGCCCGGGGTGTTGTGAGGGCGCGTAG
- a CDS encoding Panacea domain-containing protein: MIPYREEKLKNAIAYFSSEFYSRKKYFPRQTWIYKFLALLDFRMLKKTGVPCIGLEYNAMKYGPVPPLLYDARNELKTDKYRFVTTSDGGSKVEPLDEPDLDYFSDNELDVMDGILDAYTQDDVDLETLIKDAHKEIKAWKKAWAIAEKVGRGKIPMEYEDEFDDLFQKAEEDLTPEEERFLCYRDIAAMEEAEATF, translated from the coding sequence GTGATTCCTTATAGGGAAGAAAAGCTTAAAAATGCGATTGCCTATTTTTCTTCAGAATTTTATTCTCGAAAAAAATACTTTCCGCGACAGACTTGGATATATAAATTTCTTGCCCTTCTTGATTTTAGAATGCTGAAGAAAACAGGAGTTCCGTGTATTGGCCTAGAATATAATGCAATGAAATATGGCCCAGTTCCTCCCTTATTATATGATGCACGAAATGAACTAAAAACTGATAAATATCGATTTGTTACAACGAGTGATGGCGGAAGCAAAGTTGAGCCCCTTGATGAGCCTGACCTGGATTACTTTTCTGACAATGAACTTGATGTAATGGATGGGATATTAGACGCATATACTCAAGATGATGTCGACCTTGAAACATTGATAAAGGATGCCCATAAAGAAATAAAAGCTTGGAAAAAAGCCTGGGCGATTGCAGAAAAGGTTGGACGAGGGAAAATACCTATGGAGTATGAAGATGAATTTGATGACCTATTTCAGAAAGCAGAGGAGGACCTAACTCCTGAGGAAGAGCGTTTCTTATGTTATAGAGATATAGCGGCTATGGAAGAGGCCGAAGCGACTTTTTAG
- a CDS encoding GntR family transcriptional regulator produces the protein MEQLPNKSEIAYQQIKEMIHKEILTRDQPISENRLASELNMSRTPIRSALKLLEKEGFVKIVPKLGIYLQELSDEEANQLYDVRRALERFVIEQIINVITAEDIEKLRGMIDFQREAFEQNDPVAFMSSDQQFHNYFFEIYNNPKMSELLGQLRDRFFLIGLRACKYENRMEPSIQEHSSLVSALEKRDLKAALEHITNNIRRQSS, from the coding sequence GTGGAACAACTACCAAATAAATCAGAGATTGCTTATCAGCAGATTAAAGAAATGATACATAAAGAGATTCTAACGAGAGATCAACCGATTTCAGAAAATCGTTTAGCGTCTGAACTCAATATGAGCAGAACCCCTATAAGATCAGCGCTTAAGCTTTTGGAAAAAGAAGGTTTTGTCAAAATCGTACCGAAACTGGGTATTTATTTGCAAGAGCTGTCAGATGAAGAGGCGAATCAGCTATATGACGTCAGAAGGGCTCTTGAGAGATTTGTTATTGAGCAAATTATTAATGTTATTACTGCCGAAGATATCGAAAAATTGCGAGGAATGATTGATTTCCAGCGAGAGGCTTTTGAACAAAATGACCCTGTTGCGTTTATGTCTTCGGACCAGCAGTTCCATAACTATTTTTTCGAAATTTACAATAACCCTAAGATGAGTGAATTGTTGGGGCAGCTTCGAGATCGTTTTTTCCTCATTGGTCTAAGGGCATGTAAATATGAAAATCGAATGGAGCCCTCAATTCAAGAGCACTCCTCCCTTGTTTCAGCGCTGGAAAAAAGAGATTTGAAGGCCGCTCTAGAGCACATTACAAATAATATAAGAAGGCAGTCAAGTTAG
- a CDS encoding carbon-nitrogen family hydrolase — MIQKIALLQMDIAFADPVANRNKAEEMICEAVKGNPDVICLSETWNVGFFPKENLKDLADVDGQPTKELLGRLASKYKVNIVGGSVANRRGDKIYNTGFVFDREGKCIAEYDKIHGFSPSGEHTYFEGGSKLCTFELDGIKAGMIICYDMRFLELVRTLALDGIQILFIPAQWPHPRLKHWKTLAMARAIENQMFVAAINGVGTANDLKFCGNSMLIDPWGEILVNAGEDEKIVMAEADFSIVEDIRERINVFRDRKPEFYKL, encoded by the coding sequence ATGATCCAAAAAATAGCTCTTTTGCAGATGGATATAGCATTTGCAGATCCAGTAGCGAACAGGAACAAAGCCGAAGAGATGATATGCGAGGCTGTAAAAGGAAACCCTGATGTCATTTGTTTATCGGAAACTTGGAATGTAGGCTTTTTCCCCAAAGAGAACCTGAAAGACTTGGCAGATGTGGATGGTCAGCCGACAAAAGAGTTGCTAGGTAGGTTAGCGAGTAAATATAAGGTCAATATAGTTGGTGGCTCTGTTGCTAATAGGCGGGGCGACAAAATTTATAACACTGGTTTCGTTTTTGACCGGGAGGGAAAATGTATCGCCGAATATGACAAAATCCACGGCTTTTCTCCTTCTGGGGAACATACGTATTTCGAGGGCGGTTCCAAACTTTGTACTTTTGAGTTAGATGGCATTAAAGCCGGAATGATTATTTGTTACGACATGAGATTTCTTGAATTGGTCCGCACCTTGGCGCTAGATGGCATTCAAATTTTATTTATTCCTGCACAATGGCCTCATCCCAGATTGAAACATTGGAAAACACTGGCAATGGCAAGAGCTATTGAAAATCAGATGTTTGTTGCTGCCATAAATGGAGTTGGCACAGCGAATGATTTGAAATTCTGTGGTAACTCTATGCTGATAGATCCTTGGGGAGAAATACTGGTCAATGCTGGTGAGGATGAAAAGATCGTAATGGCAGAGGCAGATTTTTCCATAGTTGAAGATATTCGCGAAAGAATTAACGTCTTTAGAGATAGAAAACCTGAATTCTATAAATTATAG
- a CDS encoding tetratricopeptide repeat protein has translation MFCNHIKMKIYFFASIISLLLFSQVSFASPLTTGNQNTETMPSNYLERNINILQDEIDTYKNLFNEKIKLLQKKIPVAAPFTEADIENEINKLIDEKLLLKQQAFSIEKTKLDIARDNINWWMTFLPASFALIGVWGLFKGRTILSNIEHLYEKVTKIKNDMDTLYKDSKKTKEEIDNIREAIQKTEKILPNRTNIDNEELASKITEGDLEAIKTVISNQEGIPFHIKLKAYALKFYNEKEWEKSISFFTPLLLLDPNDFSICFFLGNAYYFWSKNSTGDDFSFRMKKASDLYEKATLINANNSSVRNNLGVVLSALAEKQEDQDIAIKLLNDACEKYEQATSIDKNNSNAWYNWGNALSELAKKDEDQNVAIELLNDACEKYEKAISIYDKDYRVWNNLKETLIALAKLTKDEDQKSKLLERIQKVHEQMVKLKKD, from the coding sequence ATGTTTTGTAATCACATAAAAATGAAGATTTACTTTTTTGCTTCAATTATCTCTCTTCTTCTTTTCTCTCAGGTATCCTTTGCATCCCCCTTAACAACTGGAAATCAAAATACTGAAACAATGCCTAGCAACTATTTGGAACGTAATATAAACATCCTTCAAGATGAAATTGATACGTATAAAAATCTTTTTAACGAAAAGATTAAACTTTTGCAGAAAAAAATCCCGGTAGCTGCGCCCTTCACAGAAGCTGATATTGAAAATGAAATTAATAAATTAATAGATGAAAAATTACTTTTAAAGCAACAAGCTTTTAGCATTGAAAAGACAAAATTAGATATTGCCAGAGATAATATAAATTGGTGGATGACTTTTCTTCCTGCCTCGTTTGCTCTTATAGGTGTGTGGGGCCTTTTTAAAGGGAGAACTATTTTAAGCAACATTGAACACCTTTATGAAAAAGTGACAAAAATTAAAAATGATATGGATACGCTATATAAAGACTCTAAGAAGACGAAAGAAGAGATAGACAATATACGAGAAGCAATCCAAAAAACGGAAAAAATTTTACCCAATAGAACAAACATCGATAATGAGGAACTAGCCTCCAAAATAACAGAAGGAGACCTAGAAGCAATAAAAACTGTTATTAGTAATCAAGAGGGAATCCCTTTTCACATTAAACTCAAAGCATATGCATTAAAATTTTATAATGAGAAAGAATGGGAAAAATCCATTTCTTTCTTTACCCCCCTATTACTATTAGATCCTAACGATTTCTCTATATGTTTTTTCTTAGGAAACGCTTATTACTTTTGGAGTAAAAATTCTACTGGTGATGATTTTTCCTTCAGAATGAAAAAAGCCTCTGATTTGTATGAAAAAGCTACCCTTATTAATGCGAACAACTCCAGTGTTCGGAATAATTTGGGGGTAGTTCTCTCTGCACTCGCAGAAAAACAGGAAGATCAAGACATCGCTATAAAACTCCTCAATGATGCATGTGAAAAATATGAACAAGCTACTTCCATTGACAAAAATAACTCCAATGCTTGGTATAACTGGGGGAATGCTCTCTCTGAACTCGCAAAAAAAGACGAAGATCAAAACGTCGCTATAGAACTCCTCAATGACGCGTGTGAAAAGTATGAAAAAGCAATCTCAATCTATGATAAAGATTATCGCGTTTGGAATAACTTAAAAGAGACTTTGATTGCACTAGCCAAACTAACCAAAGATGAAGATCAAAAAAGCAAACTCCTCGAACGCATTCAAAAGGTCCACGAGCAAATGGTGAAACTAAAAAAAGATTAA
- a CDS encoding ATP-binding protein, which translates to MTSPISNISMRTVGTVESVSSDEIKVLLDIDAPRNIALNTGVPISFPKINSFLLLPNEVGAVVGSVIWVGVERSAYPKRQGLKDFGLIDLPFPLRKMILTPIGTLTSKEGQWKLERGVQSFPSVGDPVILPTQEQSIAIVTNYEKNSRLKIGTCPTAHNALIQVDPDKLFGRHLAVLGNTGSGKSCTLAVLIRSSVEAAQSNLKQEESDPKRDEQKNTNARFIILDPNGEYSNCFQDLGSGCRVFKVPPFEYKSAEEFVLPAWMWNSSEWAAVAQAAPKAQKPLLQTALRDLRSGYSQELNLRTRIQTRCNLVLKWLLGFEGKGATGFPENKDCGTMLHAFQEDINIYKSDLAAGDVLIKPMSDLGKELDKIYKENFIDNKKYYGDFSDSSLSKIIKLIKEVLAQYPQKKQYISANEDMPIRFDASNLANYLEVLASQQSGNSSQYIPMMVMRIKTMLSDSRMKDVVNPNDPPSLQEWLEKYIGSNQGENGPVAVIDLSLVPYEILHLVIAITSRLIIEALQRYKKLYKENLPTVLVLEEAHTFVAKKMPHGDEIPTPADMCRCIFERIAREGRKFGLGLVLSSQRPSELSETVLSQCNTFLLHRITNDRDQELVSRLVPDTTRGLLKELPSLPKRHCILLGVTSKIPVLVEVKDLKKEQQPESEDPDFWDVWTFQKERKVDWSKIANIWIGTSPEDTSDFASQEEAQ; encoded by the coding sequence TTGTAGGTTCTGTTATTTGGGTTGGGGTAGAGCGTTCCGCATACCCTAAAAGGCAGGGGTTAAAAGATTTTGGGCTTATTGATTTACCGTTCCCATTAAGAAAAATGATTTTAACCCCTATTGGAACTCTTACATCAAAGGAAGGGCAGTGGAAATTAGAAAGAGGGGTTCAAAGTTTCCCTTCAGTAGGAGATCCTGTTATTTTACCTACGCAGGAACAAAGTATTGCTATTGTTACAAATTATGAAAAAAATAGTAGGTTGAAAATAGGAACGTGTCCTACTGCTCATAATGCTTTAATTCAAGTAGATCCAGATAAACTTTTTGGGAGGCATCTGGCAGTGTTAGGTAATACCGGCAGTGGAAAATCGTGTACTTTGGCTGTACTGATACGTTCCTCTGTAGAGGCGGCACAATCTAATTTAAAACAAGAGGAGTCTGATCCTAAAAGAGATGAACAAAAGAATACTAACGCACGATTTATTATACTTGATCCTAATGGAGAGTATTCTAATTGCTTTCAAGATTTAGGTTCAGGATGTCGTGTCTTTAAAGTACCTCCTTTTGAATATAAAAGTGCGGAAGAATTTGTTTTACCAGCTTGGATGTGGAATAGTTCTGAATGGGCTGCAGTCGCACAAGCTGCACCTAAAGCTCAAAAGCCCTTGTTACAGACAGCCCTAAGAGATTTGCGTTCTGGATATTCTCAGGAGCTTAATCTTAGAACTAGGATACAGACACGGTGTAATTTGGTTCTGAAATGGTTGCTAGGGTTTGAAGGAAAAGGTGCTACAGGGTTCCCCGAGAATAAGGATTGTGGAACAATGTTACATGCATTCCAAGAAGATATTAATATATATAAAAGCGATTTGGCTGCAGGTGATGTATTAATTAAACCTATGTCGGATCTTGGAAAAGAGTTAGATAAAATTTATAAGGAGAACTTCATCGACAACAAAAAATATTACGGAGACTTTTCTGATAGCTCGCTCTCTAAAATTATTAAATTGATTAAAGAAGTTCTTGCACAGTATCCCCAAAAAAAACAATATATTAGTGCTAATGAAGATATGCCGATTAGATTTGATGCGAGTAATTTGGCCAATTATTTAGAAGTATTGGCGAGTCAACAAAGTGGCAATTCCAGCCAGTATATTCCTATGATGGTCATGAGAATTAAAACGATGCTTTCTGATTCCAGAATGAAAGATGTTGTAAATCCGAATGATCCGCCATCTCTACAAGAATGGCTCGAAAAATATATAGGCTCAAATCAAGGGGAAAATGGTCCAGTCGCTGTTATTGATCTCTCATTAGTTCCTTATGAAATTTTACATCTCGTTATTGCAATTACTTCAAGGTTAATTATTGAAGCCTTACAGCGATATAAAAAATTATATAAAGAAAATCTTCCAACGGTATTGGTTCTCGAAGAAGCCCACACATTTGTAGCAAAAAAAATGCCTCATGGTGATGAAATACCAACTCCTGCAGATATGTGTCGATGCATTTTTGAACGTATTGCACGGGAAGGACGTAAATTTGGTTTAGGATTGGTACTTTCTTCGCAAAGGCCATCAGAACTTTCTGAAACGGTTTTATCACAGTGTAATACCTTCTTATTACATAGAATTACAAATGACCGAGATCAAGAACTAGTTAGTCGACTAGTTCCTGATACGACAAGAGGGTTATTAAAAGAGCTTCCAAGTTTACCAAAAAGACATTGTATTTTATTAGGCGTCACTTCAAAAATTCCTGTTTTAGTTGAAGTTAAGGATCTTAAAAAAGAGCAACAACCGGAATCTGAAGATCCTGATTTTTGGGATGTTTGGACTTTTCAAAAAGAAAGAAAAGTCGATTGGAGCAAAATCGCGAATATCTGGATTGGAACTTCTCCAGAAGATACAAGTGATTTCGCTTCACAGGAGGAAGCCCAATGA